The DNA segment AGAATAGTGTTGCATCCAGCCATTGAGTCTGGTGTATTCAACGCTCAGGCCTCAAGCTGGTAGGACTGTTTTTAAGCTTGGGTAGGTTAGAGAAATGGTGGAGATACCAGTGGATGTATGGATGCCAACTTAGTGATTTGTTATTTAAATAAACTGGTTTAAATAGATGGAGAGGATTGCGATGGAGGGGTTGTAGCTTCCTAGATAAGCATTGAAGCCTGTACGCTAGTTCTTGAATCTGGTTCGTGAGAATCAAAATCAGACATAGTGACGGAACTTACCCTGAGTTCCATCTTGATCAGAACGACCAACGCAAGACAGGGACGTTTGTCTGCAAATCAGAGTTGATGGCGTAGGATGGCAGGCAGGCATGCCGATCCCAGACGCTAACATAGGCTAGACATGGAGATTAACCTGCAAAGATTTTTTGATGCCTGCGATCCTAGCCGGACCCTAGCAGTCGGTAAATCAGAGGACCGACAGTACTACATTGACTTTGCCTCAGTGCGGGGCGGCAAGATAATTGATGCGCTGAAGCGAACCATCACCCGCCTATCGCCGGACCGTCCAACCTGCCAGCTTTTCACTGGGCATATCGGCTGTGGTAAGTCTACTGAGTTGCGTCGATTGGAAGCAGAGTTGAAGGACCAAGGATTCTATGTGGTCTACTTTGAGTCCACACAGGATCTGGATATGGCCGATGTAGATGTGACTGACATCTTATTAGCGATTGCTCGTCAGGTCGCATCAAACTTAGAGACCGTTGGTATCCGGCTCAAGCCAAGATACTTCGTGAATCTGTTCAACGAGATTGCCGACTTTTTGCAAACCCCTGTTGATTTTAAGTGGGAGGGAGAGTTCTCTTTGCCGTTCGGGCTCGGCAAACTTACTGCTGAGACGAAAGATAGCCCACAATTGCGCAGTCGTCTACGACAATTGTTGGAACCCCGCACCAACGGTATTTTGGACGCCATCAACAAAGAGCTGCTGGGCGTGGCAACTTTGGAGCTGAAGGAGCGAGGCCACACGGGGTTAGTGGTCATTATCGACAACCTAGACCGGGTGGATCCTCGACCCAAACATTCAGGGCGCTTGCAGCCAGAGTATCTGTTTGTAGACCGGGGGGAACAGTTGCGAAAGCTGAACTGCCATGTGGTTTATACAATTCCATTAGCTCTGATTTTCTCAAATGAAGCACAGATGCTGACGAATCGGTTGGGAGGTGGTGTAGCTCCTAAAGTTTTGCCAATGGTGCCGGTACAGGAACGTAGTGGCAAAACTGTTGAGGAGGGCATGAGGCTACTGCATCAGATGGTTTTAGCTAGAGCTTTTCCAGAGGCAACTTCAGCTCAGCGGCTGGGGGAAATCCACCAGATTTTTCATGAAGCCGCAACGCTAGATCGCCTCTGCTGTGTAAGTGGGGGTCATGTGCGTACGCTAATGGGGTTGCTATACCGGTGTTTACAAGAGGAAGATCCACCGCTATCCCGTAGCTGTCTAGAGCGAGTAGTCCGTGAACATCGAGATGCGTTAGCAATGGCGATCACAGAATCGGAGTGGGAGATGCTGAAGCGCGTGGTGCAGCAGCAGACAGTCAGCGGGGAGCAAGGACACGAGATTTTGCTGCGCAGTCTGTTTGTATTTGAGTATCCGGGAGAGGAGGGACGCTGGTTTGGTGTCAACCCGGCATTAGCAGAGACGGACAAGTACCGAGCTTGGTAGATGTGAGAGGCTCCAAGAATGGCAAACTCTAAAGGACGTGAGACAAAGGCTACTGCTAAAGAAATTGCCCAACGTAACGAGCAAGCCCTAGCAACTTTAGCCCGGACAATTAGTAGGCTTTGGGGGCGACGTTTTTCGTTGATTCTGGTCCGATGTAATTATGCTTGTCTACGGTCGCAACTAATACAGCAGTTGCAGACTATACTGCCTGCTCCTATTCCTGAATTTGTAGTGCCAGATTCAGCGAAGACTCTATACACCAGTCTTAAAGCTAAATTCGATCAGAGCCAGCCTCCAGCTTTGATGGTTTCTGGTCTGGAGTCAGTGAGAGCTCTAGATGATTTACTGACTTCAACTAATTTAGTTCGAGAGGAGTTTCGTACCAATTTTAAATTTCCTCTTGTGCTTTGGGTAGATGATCAGGTGCTGAGCAAGCTGGCAAGACTAGCGACCGATTTCAACAATTGGGGAGGGGTACCTCTGCGCTTTGAATGGGAGCCAGAAGAGTTGATTCACTCTTTGAAACAGAGAGTAGATGAGCTGTTTGTAACAGTCCTAAATCAATCGTTAGGGGGGATTGTAGACGATTTAATCCTGAGACTTGGAAAGGGCAATGACCATCGTTGGGAACTGGAGCTAGCTCTAGCTGACTTGAAGAGCTATGGGCTGACGCCAGAACCAAGTTTGGAGGCCAGTCTGGAATTTTTTCTAGGGCGAGATGATCATGCCAAGGACCAAGTAGACTCAGCTCTGGATCATTATCAGAATAGCCTAAGCTTTTGGCAGCAGAGTAACGATCTAGAACGTCAGGGCTGTTTGCTACTCCATTTAGGCTTATGCTGGCGTTTGAGGGCAATTCAGAGGCAGTCTAAAACTGACCGGGATCTCCAATGTGCTAGGGATTACCTGCAAGACTGCCTGGAGAAATTTCAACAAGTCCAACGGCTAGATTTAGTGGCACGATTCATTCCAGCTCTTGGAGAAGTGCTGCAAAAACTTAACCAATGGGATGACTTAGAAATACTCGCTCACAAGGCTCTAGCCCTACATCGAACTTATTCTGATCCATTGAGACTTGCCTTCGATTATGGGCTTCTGTCAGCGGTGGCTTTGGATCGGAAAGACTGGTATAAAGCTAAGCAAAACGCGGAAATTGCACTTGATACTTTGGCAAGTACTAAGTGCAGTGTTGCACCTAAGACGCAGGAGCCCAGCTTGAACTGGGTGAAGCATTATCATCGAGGACTTTACTTGCTGCTGCTGGCACAGGCGCAAAAGCATCTGGGTCAGGTCCAGGAGGCAAGGCAGAACCTAGAAGTGGCTAGAGCTGAGAGCGACCTCCAGTATGACCCTCAGTATTATTTGCAAATCCTGGACGAATTGCGACAACTTTACTTTGCTCAGAAACATTACCTAGAAGCCTTCGAGATCAAGAGGGAGCAGCGCTCGATTGAGCAGCAGTATGGTTTGCAAGCATTTGTAGGAGCGGGGCGTCTTCAGCCCCAACGACAGGCCCGTTCGTTGTTGAATCAGGTTAAAGGTCAAGAGATAGCACCTAAGGAAATCTCAGCTCTTGGCCGACAGCAGGACGTAGACCGCCTGATTGAGCGAATTAGCCGAGACGACTGCAAGTTAACAGTTATTCATGGCCCATCGGGAGTAGGTAAAAGCTCTGTAATCGAGGCTGGATTGATTCCTGCGTTGGAGCAGAGAGAAGTGAGTATTGCTGCTGCCTCACCAGTTCTGCTTCGAGCCTATACTGATTGGGTTAGAGCATTAGCCAAGGCCTTGGGGGAGACCCTCCAATATAAAGGCGTTACTCTCGACTTGGTTCCTGAGTCAACTATTCAGATTCTGGAGCAACTGCGTAAAAACGAGAGCCGAAAATTGTTAATAGTTCTGATTTTCGATCAGTTTGAGGAGTTCTTTTTTATTAATCAGGATCAGGAGGCAAGGCAAACTTTTTTTGAGTTTCTAGGTGATTGTCTAAATTTGCTTTACGTAAAAGTGGTTCTGTGTCTACGGGAAGATTATCTACATCACCTACTAGAATTTGAACGCTTTACTGAGCTGGGAATTATCAATAACGATGTGCTGAGCCGGAGCAATCGCTACTACCTGGGCAACTTCACACCTGTTGATGCAGAGCAGGTCATAAAAAGCCTTACAGAGCGAGCAGGATTTCGACTAGAGCCTGTACTTATTCAAACGCTTGTGACAGATCTCGCTAAAGAGTTAGGAGAGGTACGGCCAATCGAGTTGCAATTAGTGGGAGTGCAGCTCCAAGTTAAGGACATCACCACGCTGGCTCGGTACCAAGAGTGTGGCTCGAAAGAGGAATTGGTCAAGAGCTATTTAGCAGGAGTAATTGAGGATTGTGGGCCTGAGAATCAACAGGCAGCTGAGCTAGTTCTGTATTTGCTGACGAATGAACGAGGAACCCGACCTCTTAAAACACGGGCTGAGTTAGAAGCAGACCTACCACCAGTTGCTGAGCAATTAGATCTCATCCTGAAAATTTTAGTAAAATCGGGCTTAGTATTTCAGGTGCCTGGCCTTTCTGATGACTGTTATCAGTTAGCTCATGATTATCTGGTGTCTTTGATTTGTCAACGACAAGAGGCAGGACTTCTATATGAACTATCAGCAATAAAAGAGAAACAGCAGTTCACTGAGGAACAGCTCAATCACACATTGAAACAGTTAGAGCAGTCCTTGTATCAAGAGCAGAGACAACGAAAGCGAGCAGAAGCTGCCGAGCTTGAAGTGTTGTGTTCACTAGCTCAGGCTCTACTATTATCTCATGATCAGCTTGGGGCATTGCTATCTAGTATAAAGGCCTATAAGCAACTCAAGGAGACGGACGTACATTCCATCATTCGAGCAAAGGTGTTGGATGTACTACAACAAGTGGTCAATGAAATCCAAGAGAGAAATCGTCTAGAGGCGCATACTAACTGGATTAATAATGTAAAATTCAGCCCCACCGGTCAGATCGTTGCCTCTGCTAGTGGTGATAAGACTATCAAACTCTGGGGCCTTGATGGCACTTTAATACGCACCCTTCAAGGACATGATGCCGGTGTTTTTAGCGTAAGTTTCAGCCCGGATGGCCTAACTATTGCTTCTGCTAGTTTAGATAAGACTATCAAACTCTGGGGCCTTGATGGCACTTTAATACGCACCCTTCAAGGACATGATGCCGGTGTTTTTAGCGTAAGTTTCAGCCCGGATGGCCTAACTATTGCTTCTGCTAGTTTAGATAAGACTATCAAACTCTGGAGTCTTGATGGCACTTTAATACGCACCCTCCAAGGACATACAGATGGAGTCAGTTGGGCTGTTTTTAGTCCAGATGGCAAGACTATCGCCTCCGCTAGTGCTGATACAACTGTGAGACTTTGGAGCCTTGATGGTACTTTGCTGCGTACTATTCCAGCCCACGAACTTGAGCTTATGGCTGTCTGTTTCAGTCCGGATGGTCGAACTATTGTCTCTGCCAGCTCGGACAAAACTATCAAGATCTGGAGCCTTGATGGCGCTCTACTACGTACTATTCAGGGGCATAATGCTGGAATCTGGGGCGTGAGTTTTAGTCCAGATGGTCAAACCATTGCTTCTGCTAGTTTTGACAAAACCATCAAGATCTGGAGCCTCGATGGCACTCTCTTACACACCCTTCAAGGACATACAGATGGAGTCAGTTGGGCTGTTTTTAGTCCAGATGGCAAGACTATCGCCTCCGCTAGCGGCGATAAAACCATTAAACTCTGGAGCCTAAATGTTGATTTTCTTAAAACCCTTCAAGGGCACAGCGCTGGAGTTTGGAGTGTAGGTTTTAGCAATGATGGTCAGGTACTTGCCTCATCTAGTTTTGATAAGACCGTGAAGCTCTGGAGCTTTAATGGCGTCTCACTCGCTACTTTAAGAGGGCACGGTGGTTGGATCAACAGTGTCAGTTTTAGCCCAGACAGTAAAACTATTGCCTCCGCTAGTATAGATCAGACTATTCGGCTCTGGAGCCGGGACGGTATTTTATTGAACACCCTACGAGGGCACAGTGATTGGGTCAGTAGCGTGAGTTTTAGTCCGGATGGTCAAACTATTGCTTCTGCTAGTTTAGATAAAACTATAAAGCTCTGGAACTGCGATGGTGTTTTATCGCAGACTCTTTATGGTCATGAAGATAGAGTTAGGTATGTTAGTTTTAGTCCAGACAGTAAGGCCATTGTTTCATGTGGTGATGATAAAACCATTAAGCTCTGGAATCACGACGGTTCTCTGTTACTTACACTTCAAGGTCACGATGATTGGGTGAATAGTGTGAGTTTTAGCCCGGATGGACAAACTATCGCTTCAGCTAGTGAGGATAAGACTATAAGGCTATGGAGCTGTGATGGAATTCTGTTGTATAAACTTCAAGGCCACACTGCTAGGGTCTCAAGTGTCGCTTTCAGCCCAGATGGTAAAATCATTGCTTCTGCCAGCAGTGACAAAACCGTCAAACTGTGGGGATGTGATGGCAAATTACTTCAAACATTTAAAGGACACAGCTCCGGAGTTACCAGTGTCACCTTTAGCCCGGACGGTAGAACATTAGCTTCAGCTAGTAGTGATTCCACAATAATTTTATGGAACTTAGGCTCTTGGAACTCAGACATTGATGCTCTATGGTGCCGAGGTTGTAGTTGGTTACGCGATTACTTGAGAACGAATCCCAACGTCACCCTTGAGGATTGCCAACTCTGCGAGAGTATTGGAACCTAGTATCACTCTAAGTGGCTGTAAAAAATTGCTAAGCAGCACTCAAAAAACCTTTGGTCGAACCTAAAACTTTCAAGCAGAACTCTAAGTAGCATAGATTTTCATCTCTACCTGTCAGTTCTTCGGCCACGCAAAACCTTCCGTGTTGTGATGTGTTGGGAGCAGTGCAATTGAGTCATAGTCCATACTAAATCAAGTTGAACCGTAGCGGTGCCAGGTTCTATTTGCAATTGATCTTTAACTAGATGAGTGTTGCTGGACACATGGCGGTTGGACATTGAGCAGGAAGAAATATATCACTATCACGGCTAGCCTGCAATCCTATTCTCACAACCCAAAAAACTAGCTGCTCCGGAGCTACAAACTTCATGGGTACAGCCAAATCTTGACCTAAGCTTTATTCAAATAATTCTGCCAATCTCTATTATCTATTAGAACAATGTGAGTTGAGAGTTGGAAAGAATTTCATGAAGCTACTTCATGTCAAAAAAGTAATTGTTGCTGACAAAGTCAGGCTGGCTGGCACCGTAAAGCTAGAATCTTCTGAACAAGAAATAGAACTTTATTTCGAATATCCTGAAAGATTTGCAAACTTCGTAAATGAAAGCGCTGATGCTTTTGTTCCTGCTTTGCTGCTACCAGCAATGAGCAAGGGTGAAAATCTAGAAATTGCAGGGTCAATCTCCGAGAAACTCTTTCGGAATTTAGAAATCATACAAAACATATTTCATCAGTGGTATCCCTCCCACCTCAAGAAAGTTCTAGTTCATGCCGAGTCACTCACGAAACTAGAAAAGAACTCTAGTCAGAAAGTGGGCTCATTTTTCTCCCTAGGCGTAGACTCTTTCTACACTTTGCTAAAGCATGTAAATGCTAAAAATAATTCTGGCCCTGCTCTTTCTCATTTAATCTATATGAAAGGTCTAGAGCGACCTTTGCATGTATATAAGCATGGCCAAGAGCAGGAGGTGATTTCAAGAGTCACGGATGTCGCTAATCAAACAGGAACAGATTGTATTGTCGGTGAGACCAATATCCGTGATCATTTTCGGCTATCTTGGGGGCCTCATTATCATGGTGCCGGTTTAGCTTCAGTTGCCCTTTCCTTGTCCGCCGGTTTGGAGTCAGTTCTAATTCCATCAACGGATTTCTATAAGAATATTTTCCCTTGGGGCACTAGTCCGTTGCTTGACCATCTGTGGTCAACCGAAAAAACGAACGTCGTGCATGACGGTTCAGAGGCACAAAGGTCTGAGAAAATTATCTACTCCTTGGCCAAAGCGCCTCTAGCTATGAAACATCTAAGGGTGTGTACCAACAACGCAGGCGGGATGAATAATTGCGGCACCTGTCCGAAATGTGTGAGAACGATGCTGCCTTTAGTGATTTCTGGAGATTTAGACAAAGCAACAACCTTTCCAGACAGGCTGCCTAGTAACTGGACAAGAATTGTGCAAATCAACGAGGCCCATGATCTGCCTCATGCCGAAGTGTTTTTGCAGCTCGCCAAAGACTTCAATGCTGACAAAAAGCTCATCA comes from the Leptolyngbya sp. FACHB-261 genome and includes:
- a CDS encoding ATP-binding protein, which produces MEINLQRFFDACDPSRTLAVGKSEDRQYYIDFASVRGGKIIDALKRTITRLSPDRPTCQLFTGHIGCGKSTELRRLEAELKDQGFYVVYFESTQDLDMADVDVTDILLAIARQVASNLETVGIRLKPRYFVNLFNEIADFLQTPVDFKWEGEFSLPFGLGKLTAETKDSPQLRSRLRQLLEPRTNGILDAINKELLGVATLELKERGHTGLVVIIDNLDRVDPRPKHSGRLQPEYLFVDRGEQLRKLNCHVVYTIPLALIFSNEAQMLTNRLGGGVAPKVLPMVPVQERSGKTVEEGMRLLHQMVLARAFPEATSAQRLGEIHQIFHEAATLDRLCCVSGGHVRTLMGLLYRCLQEEDPPLSRSCLERVVREHRDALAMAITESEWEMLKRVVQQQTVSGEQGHEILLRSLFVFEYPGEEGRWFGVNPALAETDKYRAW
- a CDS encoding AAA family ATPase, which gives rise to MANSKGRETKATAKEIAQRNEQALATLARTISRLWGRRFSLILVRCNYACLRSQLIQQLQTILPAPIPEFVVPDSAKTLYTSLKAKFDQSQPPALMVSGLESVRALDDLLTSTNLVREEFRTNFKFPLVLWVDDQVLSKLARLATDFNNWGGVPLRFEWEPEELIHSLKQRVDELFVTVLNQSLGGIVDDLILRLGKGNDHRWELELALADLKSYGLTPEPSLEASLEFFLGRDDHAKDQVDSALDHYQNSLSFWQQSNDLERQGCLLLHLGLCWRLRAIQRQSKTDRDLQCARDYLQDCLEKFQQVQRLDLVARFIPALGEVLQKLNQWDDLEILAHKALALHRTYSDPLRLAFDYGLLSAVALDRKDWYKAKQNAEIALDTLASTKCSVAPKTQEPSLNWVKHYHRGLYLLLLAQAQKHLGQVQEARQNLEVARAESDLQYDPQYYLQILDELRQLYFAQKHYLEAFEIKREQRSIEQQYGLQAFVGAGRLQPQRQARSLLNQVKGQEIAPKEISALGRQQDVDRLIERISRDDCKLTVIHGPSGVGKSSVIEAGLIPALEQREVSIAAASPVLLRAYTDWVRALAKALGETLQYKGVTLDLVPESTIQILEQLRKNESRKLLIVLIFDQFEEFFFINQDQEARQTFFEFLGDCLNLLYVKVVLCLREDYLHHLLEFERFTELGIINNDVLSRSNRYYLGNFTPVDAEQVIKSLTERAGFRLEPVLIQTLVTDLAKELGEVRPIELQLVGVQLQVKDITTLARYQECGSKEELVKSYLAGVIEDCGPENQQAAELVLYLLTNERGTRPLKTRAELEADLPPVAEQLDLILKILVKSGLVFQVPGLSDDCYQLAHDYLVSLICQRQEAGLLYELSAIKEKQQFTEEQLNHTLKQLEQSLYQEQRQRKRAEAAELEVLCSLAQALLLSHDQLGALLSSIKAYKQLKETDVHSIIRAKVLDVLQQVVNEIQERNRLEAHTNWINNVKFSPTGQIVASASGDKTIKLWGLDGTLIRTLQGHDAGVFSVSFSPDGLTIASASLDKTIKLWGLDGTLIRTLQGHDAGVFSVSFSPDGLTIASASLDKTIKLWSLDGTLIRTLQGHTDGVSWAVFSPDGKTIASASADTTVRLWSLDGTLLRTIPAHELELMAVCFSPDGRTIVSASSDKTIKIWSLDGALLRTIQGHNAGIWGVSFSPDGQTIASASFDKTIKIWSLDGTLLHTLQGHTDGVSWAVFSPDGKTIASASGDKTIKLWSLNVDFLKTLQGHSAGVWSVGFSNDGQVLASSSFDKTVKLWSFNGVSLATLRGHGGWINSVSFSPDSKTIASASIDQTIRLWSRDGILLNTLRGHSDWVSSVSFSPDGQTIASASLDKTIKLWNCDGVLSQTLYGHEDRVRYVSFSPDSKAIVSCGDDKTIKLWNHDGSLLLTLQGHDDWVNSVSFSPDGQTIASASEDKTIRLWSCDGILLYKLQGHTARVSSVAFSPDGKIIASASSDKTVKLWGCDGKLLQTFKGHSSGVTSVTFSPDGRTLASASSDSTIILWNLGSWNSDIDALWCRGCSWLRDYLRTNPNVTLEDCQLCESIGT